One genomic segment of Paenibacillus durus includes these proteins:
- a CDS encoding DNA-directed RNA polymerase subunit beta: protein MSRHKEDRLKQEQQTEDNVPIKRKRSKWTVVRWFLIPLLLLLALGGGLAAGYVVLGKKELSDVFHWSTWKHVYDLVFAP, encoded by the coding sequence ATGAGCCGTCACAAAGAAGATCGTTTGAAACAAGAACAACAGACAGAAGATAACGTGCCGATAAAGCGCAAGCGATCGAAATGGACGGTAGTTAGGTGGTTTCTGATTCCTTTGCTGCTGCTGCTTGCCCTTGGCGGCGGCTTGGCAGCCGGTTATGTTGTCCTCGGCAAAAAGGAGCTTAGCGATGTGTTTCACTGGAGCACGTGGAAGCATGTATACGATCTGGTCTTTGCCCCATAA
- a CDS encoding flagellar hook-basal body protein, translating into MNNSTIGAAVSMTSLQQRLDLIADNIANINTAGYKSKDGAFEDVLTRVQQQSQEYKLEGRSMPLGFDIGFGMRIPQVTTSWEQGALKETDNASDLALQGSGLFAVQVNGVTSYTRQGDFHFTPDAANQGNMILVDNENHPVLNAQGKPLTVRSGVSVAFNEAGVVLMKESENGPVTEAGRLMLVEPKNSEVLQAVDGGRFVLKDGVTAEQAFVQRTAGESREVAVRSGWLEQSNVDLNKEMTDMMQIQRTYQLVARAFSSSDQMLGLANNMRG; encoded by the coding sequence ATGAACAATTCGACAATCGGCGCGGCCGTCTCGATGACCAGTCTCCAGCAGCGTCTTGATCTTATCGCCGATAATATTGCCAATATCAATACGGCAGGCTACAAGAGCAAAGACGGGGCCTTTGAAGACGTGCTGACCCGGGTACAGCAGCAATCGCAGGAATATAAGCTTGAGGGGCGCAGCATGCCTTTGGGCTTTGATATCGGCTTCGGCATGCGGATTCCCCAGGTTACCACCAGTTGGGAACAGGGAGCGCTTAAGGAGACCGACAATGCCAGCGATTTGGCACTGCAGGGCAGCGGGTTGTTCGCTGTACAGGTTAACGGCGTTACTTCCTATACGCGTCAGGGCGATTTCCATTTTACGCCTGATGCAGCCAATCAAGGTAATATGATTTTGGTGGACAATGAGAACCATCCGGTGCTGAACGCGCAGGGCAAGCCGCTGACGGTTCGCTCGGGTGTAAGCGTGGCATTTAACGAGGCAGGCGTGGTATTGATGAAGGAAAGTGAGAACGGGCCGGTAACCGAAGCAGGCCGGCTGATGCTTGTGGAACCGAAGAACAGCGAGGTGCTTCAGGCAGTGGATGGCGGAAGATTTGTTCTTAAGGACGGAGTGACGGCTGAACAGGCCTTCGTGCAGCGGACGGCTGGTGAGAGCCGCGAAGTGGCGGTGCGCTCCGGCTGGCTTGAGCAGTCCAATGTCGATCTGAACAAGGAAATGACGGATATGATGCAGATTCAGCGGACGTATCAGCTTGTCGCCCGGGCTTTTTCCTCCAGCGATCAAATGCTTGGGCTGGCAAATAACATGCGCGGGTAG